In Cryptomeria japonica chromosome 1, Sugi_1.0, whole genome shotgun sequence, the sequence TTAGTTTTCCATTTGGCTAAACACAAAGCAAAGTTGCATGAATTTGTCTAGAAAAAATTAAGAGAGTTAATAATATGCTATTCTgttaaaaataattagaaaaaagTTAATTTTTAATAAGTAATATAAAGAAATACAAACTGCTTATTATTTAAGCAAAGAAGCATTATAAATTAAAAGTGTCTAGAAATTCTTAGTCTAGTTAGTAGACCATTCCTTTATGTCTGTGATGGGTGATTGGTTGTTCAATTTTTGTgctatcttgttgtgtagtggttCTGTTTTGATTGTCTGTCAGTTTTTGTGTGTTATGAGTTTGGTTTTTTTGGGCGTTCACCCCTCATGCACCCCAGGTAGTTTCTTTTTAGTAGAGATGTAAAATGTTCGGACGTATCCCGCTTTAATCAACCAGAACAAAATAGAAATGGACCATAGAAGGAAAAACAAAAGAGGGAATGGATAGACAACAtaaaagaagaaaatagagaaagaaaggaCTAAAACAATGTAGCTAGAAGAAAATGAGAGAGGATCAAAAAATGAATATGGTGGAGGAAAAGAAAAAGTATCAagaatttttttagttaatttttggtttGGGTTTTACAATCAAATATATATTCTAATATTTAGAAACCAAACATTTTACCTTGTTTAGTATTTGTTGAATTTTCCTTTTCATGTGAACAACATTAAGGAGGTTCAAAACATATCAAGTTTTCCTAACAATAAAACTGAAATATATTAGCGAGTGAAACATGCAATACATGtatctgaaaaatgatgaaaaaataaaaaaagtaaacatGAATGAGATTCTCTTTTGACATGAAGCATTGACTAAATAGATGAATTTTTCCAAAACTTCATTTACTTTCTAATGGCATTTGAATTCCAAATATTTGGCTTTTGTAGGCATGTTTGTCATATTCACACTCAAGACGGCATAATTTAAAtccttgtttatatataattaCTACCTTATGGGGGTAGTTCCCATTTTATTAATAAACAAAAATTTACATTAAATATTTCATCATTCAAAGTGGTGTCGAAAAAATCAAGTGCCAACATCCTATAGTCTAGAATATTTGAATCTGTTTACACCCTTAAACTTGCCATAATTATATTCAACACaacatatttttatattaaaatcatGGGAAGCCATAGGGATGACATTTCTATTCATGTTATACCTTCTATTCAAGTAAAATACCATTTTTACTattaaattttgacttttttgcatcaaatttattaATTGTGGTGTCTATGATGAGCATCAATTTGATTCATATGATCAATGATATGTTAGTTTTTAATATCAATCAtcaataacatataaaacatagtcTTAATATTTAGGCTATTATACCTATTATTTATGCTTGATATTAATGCATAGGTGAGAATTAACATATGTGCAACTATGTATTGAATTATATAGGAATATAATAAAGACTATTACAATTAGTTTATGTCAATAATAATCTGATACATTAATGCTACTcaacattaaatatatattttattaatcaaatTGATAATCTTATCACAATGGCAAGCAATGGTGAGGAAAAAAGAGCTAGGGTTTCAGGAGGGGGAGAGGTTGTAGAGGATTCCTATGAGGAATATGGAGATGGAGAGACTGATGGAGATGGGCAAGGGCGGTCTATCATTAGCCTATTTCTATGTGGGGTTTTGGTGGCATTTTTTGGGCCTATTGTGGTCGTTGGTGATGCCCTTTTGTGGGTTGGTAACTTTGGTCTTAATTTTTTTCTCATTGTTGTGGCATGGTGAGGTTTATCTCTTTCCCTGTGTGAGTAGATTTCTTTTGGGGGCATGTTGGACCTATTTCATTGGGTTGTATTTTGCCAAACTATCTTTTATATGTGGTGCCCTATTCAAGGGTCATGGGGAGTCTGTGTGATTCTTGTTGTTGAGGTCTCAGATGTTCACCATGGACTTCTTACAAGCCTTCCACTATGTAGATTTGGTATCCCCTGGGCTATTGTTATAACAATTTGGGGTTGTGGTTTTTCCTACCTTGTGGTTTCATGCTTGCATGGTGTTTGGAAGGGATGGAGGCTCCTATGTGGAACTATTTATGACTTATTTGTTTGACAAGGGGTTGTTGCAGACTTTTCCCTTTTGGGCCTTTTTCTCTATAGCTTCACCCTAAGGTATTTTATTGATGTTAGTATATTATGGGGTTTATCTTTGCAGATTCTTGTGAAAGatggtgtttcttttggtgctagTTCTTCACTGTTAACTATGGGAAGATTAACTAGAGAGGGCTTTATCCTAGTTATTCTTGCATCTATGGTGGAAGTTGGTCTCATTTGGTGAATGTTGCATCTTTTGGAGAATATGGTTATGACCTCTTCCCTTTCTAAAAACGTCTTTGTCAAGGGTGGTCCTACTGAGAAATGGTTTTGGAGAGCTTTTCAAAACCTAAAGGTTGTGTGGATCTTTGTTGCAGGTATTGACAAAGATTCTTTAGTTGAAAGTGGATCTATAGAGGTTCATAATGGATCTATAGAGGTGATTTAGAATATTGCGTCTACAGTGGTTCCTTCTTGGATGGGTTTGACCTCCTTTTTGCCCTTTTCCCTTTCTATGAACATTCTTGTTTGTAGTGGATTTTCTTGTAAAAGGTTGGAGGAATCCTTTCAATACCTCCTTGTCTTCTCTATTCTATTCTATTATTTGGCTACCTATTTTGTAGTTCAAAGTGTTCTTTTTCGTAAAAGTTTCAGTGATTCCTTTCaaaactcatatttccttttccttGGCTATGTTTACACCTATCTCAAGGTGGTGCATATTTTGGGTTACAAGGTCTCATGGATGCCCTATATGTTGTGGTTATTTTGATGTAACCATCCCACTCTGATTTGCTAATACAATCAAAAGCTTCTTGTCTTTGAAAAAGTCTATCTTCTCCAGGTTTTAGTTGTCTAACTACTTGTGAGACCCCACCCTATCCATCGGTTGGTTGTTATGTGTAAGGGTTTGAGCCCTCTCCGACTTTAATCAatcataaaatatatttattacatAAATAGAGATAATAATTAATAGCTAACTTTCTTATTGGATAATTGTAGATATCTAAAAATATAGATAGGTCCTCATCCTATCCTATAGTGTATTTCTATCCTATTTTCCATATTGTTTTTTTAAGTATTAGTTTGCTTTGCTAAGAACCATTTTCGATCCCATGTCCCCTTTCACATAAAGTTAATTTAAAAATAAAGTGAAATTTATTTTCTCCTCCACCCATCCCACAATGAATTCCTAACTATCTCCCAAAAATGAATTTGAAGTTAAATAATATACCCCCTTTTCCATCATCTATCTTCCAGCTAGACAACCAACTTAATCCTTAACATTAATCCCCTAATTGACTCTCAACCACTCCTGACCATTGATCATCCAATTGAAAAAATCTATAAATCTAGATCCTTATATGAGCCATTTTCAAGTAGGAAACAAACACATCATTCTTCTATTATGAGTAGCCACATACCGACATTGTGAGCACAACACCTTCATGGTGGAACAAGAATCCATATGGGTAAAATTatagtttttattcatttattgatgattttttttgtttattgatGAGTTATTGCACATATATTTTTAAAAGCAATGACAGTTATTTGTATTAACTTGTTCCACAATATTACCATTACATGTTTTATATGGTTCTCTAACTCTACTAATCCAAGTTATCTCACttgtaattgtttatttatttccaTCTCCTTATACATATTGTTGTCTAAAGAAAAACTAATAGGAAATCAATCCACAacttttattcttttctttaatacataaaatattttttaatacaaATAATCTAACATCATAATACCTATAATATAATGTATAGAAAATTAGGGCCATCAACCTAATCATTTGTTAAATTTCCTAAGCATAGAGACAAAATTTCCTATATTTCTTTGAGAGACTTGTAAATTGTGATCAGTTAACATGTTACTTATCTTTTTgacattatattttattttcacTCCTCCTCCTTCCACCATTATGTCTTTAATCGCTTTATTGATGTCGTCCTTCTTAAAAGAGCCATTATCCTCATTTCTTCTCACTTCCACTCCCACATTAAGCTCTTGAGCTCGCCTTGCATTTAGCCCTTGttcaaattgcattggaagagCTATGAAAGGCACCCCAAACCTCAACCCTTCTGTTATTGAATTCCACCCACAATGAGTGAGAAAAGCCCCTGTAGAAGGATGGTTCAAAATGTGCAGTTGCGGAACCCACTTTGTCACTAACAGTCCCTTTTCCTACAAAATAATTTTCCAATAAgcattcaaaaataaaattaaacatgcaAGTCAAAATAAAATGGTTGAAAAAAATAGCCCTTTAATGTACCCCTATCTGATCTTGGAAGCCTTGTGGCAAGCTGTTTCCGGCAGGCAGAATCCAGAGGAAAGAGGCGCCGCTTTCTTGCAATCCCATGGCCATGGCGGCGATCTCATCGACGGTGAGAGTGCACTCGCTGCCAAAGGACACCAACACCACCGACGCAGCTGGTTGCCTGTCCAGCCACTGCAAGCAAATGTCATCATCAGGTGGCGGCGAGAGTTTGGGCATAAGAAATCCCACAGGGACTACAGGCCGCCTTGTGACGGCCTGCAAATACTCCACATAAATCCCTTCCAATTCCATGCACGTGTTGCATGCGACTGCCCAACTCTCCCGCCCGCAGATGCTGCCGCGCTCTCTAAAGCTAATGCCCTCGCCCTGCTTACGGTACAGCGCCACCACTTTCCGTGCTTCAAAAAGTCGGCGCCCAACAATCGAGGAAGGGAATCCTGGCGGCGCAACCGTCAGTTCTTCCGCGCTTGGGTTTTCCATTCCCCTTGCGAACTGCCCTTCCGCAAAGCTTATGCTGGCGGCTCCCAGTGCGAGGAATAATATAGTGGGGATTGGAATGGACAGCTTGGAAGCCACACGTGGAACCCAGTATTGCACGAAGTCATGGACAACGAAATCTGGTGAGAGGTGGCGCAAGAGTGCTTCGAATGGCTTCTCCAAAAGATCTAGGGCTTGGACGAGCAAAGGTATTagcccacctcctcctccttcctTGCCAATGCAGTCTGCTGTCGACTCCACGCCAGCTGGCAGCCCCTCCACGGAGGGCATGGCCAATCCTACCAGATCTATGCCTGGTGCGTCCCACATTTGGGGCTTGATTCGCTGAATGTTGAGCGGGGTTGAGACAAAGAAGATCTTAAGACCATGAGCTGTGAGTCTCTTGGCAAGCTCCAGGAAGGGTGTCATGTGACCGTAGGCGAGCCAGGGGAACATGACCACACGGAGCGCTCTCTGCTTCTCCGCCGCCATTGTTGATGCGACTCAAATGCATTGTATTCACAACCTCGGCTATATAAAGACACAACTTACCAGCCCCATTGATTACTCAAATGTCGTTCTATTCAATTTCACAGATGAAGTTGGCCGCGTTTTAAATGGTTTTAATGGGCTGCATTCAGAATCATAAAAATTGAGGTTGTCAAGTTAATTACCTGTCGATGGCATTCAGAATCATAATGAATGAGCAATGTATTTACAAGCCATTTTCTCCTGTTGCTCAACTGCTCTGATGCAGCCAAATGGCACTTTCTAATGCTGACAAAACTCCGTTGGAAACTGTAATCCCAATAACCAATGTAAATGCAGAAGAGGGTAGCTAgaagatttaatatttaataaattctatttattaacCTTATCTCTTCTATCTACCTTTCGAAGATTATATTGTCACATATCCATAAAAGATATACATAAACAGTGAGCAAACAGTGATAATTGGAAGAGATAAGAATAGATAGGTTGGGAGGCACAATgttatttctatattttttatattaattttttatttttcttataaggtcaagaAAAAGTTTTAGTTAAAAGAACCAAAACCATTTTTCAAGATATTGTTCGATTAAAGAAAATTGTTTTTTTGTCACTCTTAAATCACACATgataagcaacatattaagtctattAGTCAATTCTAAGTGCTCAACACTATTAAGCCAAAGTGTGTTCTTATTGtgaccacacacattaagcaacatattaggcctagaaaatgtcagtccactctgagtgtttaacacttttaagcctagaagtgtaagcttagtgaGTGTGGTTTAAGCCGTTCCTTTTTTGGGGGGACATATTTATTATGGACAGCTTGGTGTTTGCTTGGGAATCGTCAAAACAAACAGCTCAAGATGCTTTGATTCTCAAACTTGACTTTGATAATGCATGATTGCATAAGATGGTCATTACTTCTTAAAATGTTTCAATGGTTGCGATTTAGACCCAAATTTTGTGCCCATATTTGAATGTTGTTCATGGATGTTAATGAAAGATTGGCCATCAATGAAACTCTCTCCCCACAATTGCCTCTCAAAAACTGCATTCGTCAACACTACCCTTTAGCACCATTCCTTTATGTTCTTACAATTGATGATCTTGGATATCTCCTACATCATGCccaatcaaataataaaatatgaaaggATATATTCGAACCTTCAATTTGAAgttattatttgattaatataaCATGTTCATGAAAGTTGAACTTGATTGTGATGAAAGTTATTTTGTATTTGAAATGTATATATTATTATTTAGTAGAACTTAAGAGGGAATTTTAGCTGAATTGCCCTTTAAATAGTACGGGTGACATCTAATCAAAGAGAATTAATGAAGTTGGAAGAAAATATTTTTGTTTAATATATGTAATAAGAAAAAGGAGAAATTATAAATCGCAACAAGTTAGTTTGAGTGAAGTAGAGGTCGACAAAAGGAATCTCAAGGTAAACACTGAGAGAAAAAGTTGTGTTAATGCCTTAAGAATGGGGATTATGTGTTACATCAACTCATTGATAGATAGAGTTTTGATCTTTATAACAAATCAGACTTTATAGAGAGTCATGATATTCTCTAAAGAGGTAGTAAAATGAGCACAAATCCTATAATACATTGTACACTTAAATAAAAAATGGTCACATAACTAAGATTTATTGTTGTAAAGTATACAAATGTATTCATTCTTTGAGATTAAGTGCTTTGACTGTACATAATATTGATGAGATCATACTCACAATTGAATTCTACAAGATCTCAAACTCAAAGTGGGCCTAATATGTTTGGAAACAATAGTGAATCCATCtacttttgaattttttgataatgGATTTAATGATCTAgtgtttattaattaattatattttacttTATGATCCACATAGATCCTTTATACTCTTAAAGATTCTCAATTACCCTCTTACAAGATAGTCTTGTAAATTCTTGGTTGTTTTGGTATGGTAGGAAACAAGAATAATATCATTCATAATTTTTTCTAAGTGGATCAAATGTTTACCAAATGTTCATGAAAATATTGATGGGTTTTTAACCAAACAACCatttcataacctttgtcaacGAAAATTTTGGAATAGTTTATGAAAATTGATCAATTGTGAGAAGGATTTTTATCAAATATTTAGTTTGAAATGCTCTACTATGCGTACATGTGAACAAGAACATAAGTGCTCCTATAGTTTTTCTAGTGACAAACCACTAGAAATATGATGTCTCTCTATTTGTGTCTAATGAATATAGTGATAATCTTTTATACTACAACTTGTAGCACCATTGAGCCCATGATGAGCCCCTACAACTTCAGATCTCTCTAGATAGTCTGCTTCCAAACACTCCTCAATAATTTCATATAGATTCTTAAACAGGTCATTCACTAAACCAGTCTCTGCAAAATTCACAAATAGCAACAAAATTTTGTGTGATCATCTTTTATTATAATTTTTGAACTCTAAGGTTATAGAAAAAGAAGGAAACAACTAGATTTACTATATGTAGCAATAGTTTATCTCACTTCTTAGTATTTTTCCGTTTCGAAACTACAATTGTATTACTTGACAATCATGGGTTATTTTGTAAAACAAAGGACTAACTCCaataacaattaaataaaatcacacAATAGTTTATCACCATCGTCTATACCATGGGTGCATTTTGGGGGATAGAAATATGCTTTCTTAGGGGAGAGGGTTCGAAGGTGGAGTGTTCATGTAACATGAAAATAGGAGTTGATAGTCTAGGCCCCACTTTTTGAcaatataattttcaattataaacataaatttctcttttaaaaaaataaaattatttagaatATGGAAATAAAAGTATGCGTTAGATAGGAAACCATAGATATCTTTCTTCAAACTTAGATATTATATCTTCAACTTTCACATCTTGCAACTAGATATCACAATTTTTTGTGATATCTATATGGGAAGTAGAAGTCATGGTTTTCAACCCCTATACAATGTGAAAGttaccactacaacaaaacaaATGCTTTGACGCTTGATAAAATGCAATCCTCTATGCAAAACTATTAGCTATGATACTAAATATTGACGAATAAGGTGAAAATACTACAATAAAATATCTTATGAGTGGATGCCATTCAGAAATATAATTTATTATCCAAGGATTACAATATGAAAATTATGTGATTGTAGAGAATCAACAACAATAAACTTATTGATAGACTATCTAAACATAATATTTATGTCGAAAAACTCTTCTAATAAAATTTCTAGTGTTAAAATGAATTTCTTGTTCTAGGTTTGCTCTTCCTTATCCTAATCAGTTGTTTTGGGTAAGCCCAAAATACTCCCTCTCCACCAAGGGTTAATTATGAGACTTTATAAGTTTCATTTGGCTTTAACCTCATCTACTAGAGGCCCTTTGATCTCCTCTAGTCACATTTTCGATTCTAACTTGGTGGTGGAACTTTTTGGGACCTCTGTTCCTAAGGTCTTATTTTGATGGAaaaaaaaagtgaaagaaaacttgTCATTTGCTTTCGCAGTAGAGGCAAGTTACAACATGACATACATATAGAAAAAATTAGGGCCATCAACTTAATCATTTTTAAAGGTTCTAAGCATGGAGATTAAATTTCGTATATTTCTTTCATAGACTTGAAAGTTATTACTGGTTAAGATGCTACTTATCTTTTTGACATTATATTTTGTTTTACTCCTAACATTGTGCATTTTATCACTTTATTGGTGTCCTCCTTACTAAAAGAATCATTCTCCTTATTTCTTCTCAATTTCCTTCCCACATTAAGCTCTTGTGCTAGCCTTGCATTTGAAATTTACTCGAATTGCATTGGAAGAACTATGAGACGCACCCCAAACCTCAACCCTTCTGTTTTATATTCCACTCGCAATAGGTGAGAAAAAATCCTAtacaaaaatgatccaaaatgtaTAATTATGAAACCGACTTTATTACTAACATTTCATTTtcttacaaaataattttaaaaaaataagaaataatttttaaatataaaacctATATcttcatttaaaatatatatgttatattttaaatgataGAAAAGCATAAGATTATAAGATAGTCATTGAGATGCCTTTATTTGATCTTGGAAGCCTTGTGGCAAGCTGTTTCGGGCAGGTAGAAGCCAGATGAAAGATGGCCTCTATCCGCACTAATATTTAGTTGGCCCTCTTAAACTTTTACAAAATCTAAAGTTGTTTCACTTGTGGAAAAATTATATTTATGATGAGATTGGAGATTGATGAGAAATAAGACAGGGTGTGTCAAGGTTTTCAGGCGCAAATAATGTAGATAATATATTTATAATAGTTTAACCTACTATGCATCCTTACAAAATCTCAAATGGCAGATTTCAAGTAGAAAAGATGAACATGGATTTGATAATTTCGACCACCATGATAATGTAAGAGGCCACTGCGTCCAATGCTACATAAAGTAGTAGTTCTCACCTAGTATGCGTCTATCTAATAATTAAAAAACTAGCATTTGTGTTCATTTTGtggaaagaaaaaattaaaaagtgttgtaatatgtttctttttatttattttgcatacatttaaaataattaaacttcttttttgaaattaaaaaatataccCTTTCAAAATTTgaacttaaaataaaaaaaataaaaatctaataaaTAGTGATTTATATTTTAGAGAAAGTAAAATGAAAAAGttgctatacaattttttttatatttgaggCCAATGATATTTAGGCTCTTTTTGCCAACCATCTATAATTCTCTAGAAGATTAAGAAGAAATGGTACTTATGGATATGATGATACTACACAATGGAAAATATGTCAACTATAGATCTCATGTTGTTTCGTAGGTCTAACCCATTACCTTAATTGATAACTAACAATCATATAATACAATGAAAAATTTCAATTTCTTTCTCCAAGAATGAGTAAAGTAATCTAACATTAGAGTTTAAAAAAATACATATGGCTAAAAAGATGAATTTTGATCATTGAAGCAATTATCAATTTTTTCATCAAACTCATCTCAATCTTAATGTTTATATAATGATCAATTATTTAGAAGCCTATTGACCTAAGCATTGTTAAAAGGCCCAATACAAATTTAGGCCTAATCATATGTCACATGTCCTCAACATTGACACAAAGCTTCTAACATTTCTTTCATAAACTTCAAAATCATTCTTACTTAATATGCTACTTATCTTTGTGACATTAGATTTGactttttctccttcttcttcttccattatcaatttaattgatttattgatgTCCTCCTTAGTGAAAGAACCATTTTCCTCATTTCTTCCCACTTCCACTCCCACGTTCAGCTCTTGTACTAGTTTTGCATTCAATCCTTGAtcaaattgcattggaagagatatgaGAGGCACCCCAAACCTCAACCCTTCCATGATTAAATTGCACCCACAATGGGTGAGAAAAGCGCCTGTAGAAGGATGGTTCAAAATACGTAATTGTGGGGCCCACTTTGTCACTATCAATCCCTTTCCCTACAGAACAATTTTAAACAGTGTAATATTAttatcaaatataaaaaaatattacatattctATATAAAAATATCTATATTGTTATAAATTTAAACAAGaatatagaaaaataattttaaaaaataaaatgattagaAGATGGCCACTAACATACCCTAATCTCCTCTTGGAAGCCTTGTGGCAAGCCGTCTTGGGAGGGGAGAAGCCAGATGAATCAAGCGTTTCTTTCTTACAGCGTTCTTATGCCTTCAAATACTTATGCCTGCAAAAATGATTTTTATGAAAGGCTTTGACTTTTTGATGTATACAATGAGGTTATCGCAGTTTTGATGCAAAAGAACGAAAACACTAACATAGACCTGCACTATGACATAACATTCTTAGCATTCAACATTGAAGGAATATGATGAAATAAatgataaaacaatattttaacatATAAAATTGACAAACAACACTTGAAAAACCAAGAATAATGAGAAGGAGAACAACTTCTTTATTGAGAATCAGGAGCTATTTGTCTTCCAAATCTATAGAACTACTTACAAAAATCTGAATATTACTCATGAGAAATCTGAAAATACTCATAAGTAACGAGTTACAAGAGCAAGGATCTTTGTTGCTGAATAAGTACAAACTCCGGAACTAGAGAATAATGAGTGAGAAAAAACTTATATAAT encodes:
- the LOC131063205 gene encoding UDP-glycosyltransferase 91C1-like — its product is MAAEKQRALRVVMFPWLAYGHMTPFLELAKRLTAHGLKIFFVSTPLNIQRIKPQMWDAPGIDLVGLAMPSVEGLPAGVESTADCIGKEGGGGGLIPLLVQALDLLEKPFEALLRHLSPDFVVHDFVQYWVPRVASKLSIPIPTILFLALGAASISFAEGQFARGMENPSAEELTVAPPGFPSSIVGRRLFEARKVVALYRKQGEGISFRERGSICGRESWAVACNTCMELEGIYVEYLQAVTRRPVVPVGFLMPKLSPPPDDDICLQWLDRQPAASVVLVSFGSECTLTVDEIAAMAMGLQESGASFLWILPAGNSLPQGFQDQIGEKGLLVTKWVPQLHILNHPSTGAFLTHCGWNSITEGLRFGVPFIALPMQFEQGLNARRAQELNVGVEVRRNEDNGSFKKDDINKAIKDIMVEGGGVKIKYNVKKISNMLTDHNLQVSQRNIGNFVSMLRKFNK